In Cydia amplana chromosome 13, ilCydAmpl1.1, whole genome shotgun sequence, a single genomic region encodes these proteins:
- the LOC134653627 gene encoding uncharacterized protein LOC134653627 produces MTEASNVYSYIRRGRDGPSISCSLSSGYHTNMKSFACVVLLAAAAMAAPGTQGQRDKRGYLSGWSSGHHGYSLDYAPAVSYSLHEPLHSLSIAPAHKIVSYDKVVHEPQIVQVKKIVSVPKVVTVPKVVSVSKIVEEPQISYSSIGSHGSFGSYGSIGSIGSHGSIASHGWW; encoded by the exons ATGACCGAGGCCTCGAATGTATATTCATATATAAGGAGGGGGCGAGATGGTCCTAGCATCAGTTGCTCGCTGTCTTCTGGCTATCATACAAACATGAAATCTTTC GCTTGCGTGGTCCTCCTCGCGGCCGCCGCCATGGCCGCCCCCGGCACCCAGGGGCAGCGCGACAAGCGCGGCTACCTGTCCGGTTGGTCGTCGGGCCACCACGGCTACAGCCTGGACTACGCGCCCGCCGTCTCCTACAGCCTGCACGAACCGCTCCACAGCCTGAGCATCGCGCCGGCGCACAAGATCGTCTCCTACGACAAGGTCGTGCATGAACCTCAG ATCGTGCAGGTAAAGAAAATAGTCTCCGTCCCGAAGGTGGTGACCGTGCCTAAGGTGGTCTCCGTCTCCAAGATCGTAGAGGAACCCCAAATCTCCTACAGCAGCATCGGATCCCACGGCAGCTTCGGATCCTACGGCAGTATTGGATCCATCGGATCCCACGGCAGCATCGCATCTCATGGCTGGTGGTGA
- the LOC134653626 gene encoding uncharacterized protein LOC134653626 — MFNTYYKRRGRDVQSISSSVSSDESTNMKSFACVVLLAAAALAAPGTQGQRDKRGYLSGRSSGHHGYSLDYAPAISYSLHAPLHGLSIAPAHKIVSYDKVVHEPKVVSVKKIVSVPKLVSVPRVVSVSKIVQEPLISYSSIGSHGSFGSIGSHGSIGSYGSIGSIGSHGSIGSHGWW, encoded by the exons ATGTttaatacctactataaaagGAGGGGGCGAGATGTCCAAAGCATCAGTAGCTCTGTGTCTTCAGACGAATCTACCAACATGAAATCTTTC GCTTGCGTCGTCCTCCTCGCGGCCGCCGCCCTGGCCGCCCCCGGCACCCAGGGGCAGCGCGACAAGCGCGGCTACCTGTCCGGCCGGTCGTCGGGCCACCACGGCTACAGCCTGGACTACGCGCCCGCCATCTCCTACAGCCTGCACGCGCCGCTCCACGGCCTGAGCATCGCGCCGGCGCACAAGATCGTCTCCTACGACAAGGTCGTGCATGAACCTaag GTTGTGAGCGTCAAGAAAATAGTGTCGGTCCCGAAGTTGGTTAGCGTGCCCAGGGTGGTCTCCGTCTCCAAGATCGTACAGGAACCCCTCATCTCCTACAGCAGCATCGGATCTCACGGCAGCTTCGGATCCATCGGATCCCACGGCAGCATCGGATCCTATGGCAGCATCGGATCCATCGGATCCCACGGCAGCATCGGATCCCACGGCTGGTGGTGA
- the LOC134653692 gene encoding uncharacterized protein LOC134653692 produces MKSFACVVLLAAAALAAPGTQGQRDKRGYLSGRSSGHHGYSLDYAPAISYSLHEPLHSLSIAPAHKIVSYDKVVHEPKVVSVKKIVSVPKLVSVPRVVSVSKIVQEPLISYSSIGSHGSFGSIGSHGSIGSYGSIGSIGSHGSIGSHGWW; encoded by the exons ATGAAATCTTTC GCTTGCGTCGTCCTCCTCGCGGCCGCCGCCCTGGCCGCCCCCGGCACCCAGGGGCAGCGCGACAAGCGCGGCTACCTGTCCGGCCGGTCGTCGGGCCACCACGGCTACAGCCTGGACTACGCGCCCGCCATCTCCTACAGCCTGCACGAGCCGCTCCACAGCCTGAGCATCGCGCCGGCGCACAAGATCGTCTCCTACGACAAGGTCGTGCATGAGcctaag GTTGTGAGCGTCAAGAAAATAGTGTCGGTCCCGAAGTTGGTTAGCGTGCCCAGGGTGGTCTCCGTCTCCAAGATCGTACAGGAACCCCTCATCTCCTACAGCAGCATCGGATCTCACGGCAGCTTCGGATCCATCGGATCCCACGGCAGCATCGGATCCTATGGCAGCATCGGATCCATCGGATCCCACGGCAGCATCGGATCCCACGGCTGGTGGTGA